The Macaca thibetana thibetana isolate TM-01 chromosome 11, ASM2454274v1, whole genome shotgun sequence genome window below encodes:
- the C11H12orf60 gene encoding uncharacterized protein C12orf60 homolog, whose product MSSESEKDKERLIQAAKMFFFHVQDFASVTNTLTELFNRSMNTQILLMAVKNNSNIKDFFEQMLKIFKEMQSVVDAKHDKIQKESLGSKVAMAMYSVFQKGTNVEELHQSAKEVFKSAHTPVIISALNSSNILGSLESSLSHLMKFPIMNLQLSDFYTEDTKEQSDVTTSERSRSPDSSKTTMIDTLKKLQDALKTEDSKNPIESAADLLEQIVKAMGPILEILQKAIKTMEMNISVFKKASDK is encoded by the coding sequence ATGTCTTCAGAGTCAGAAAAGGATAAAGAGAGACTGATTCAAGCTGCCAAAATGTTCTTCTTTCATGTACAAGATTTTGCTTCTGTCACAAACACACTGACTGAGTTGTTTAACCGCAGTATGAATACTCAAATCCTTTTGATGGCTGTGAAAAACAATAGTAACATTAAGGATTTTTTTGAGCAAATGCTCAAAATTTTTAAGGAGATGCAATCTGTAGTGGATGCAAAAcatgacaaaattcaaaaggagTCTTTAGGTTCCAAGGTTGCAATGGCCATGTACTCTGTGTTTCAGAAGGGTACCAATGTAGAGGAGTTGCATCAGTCAGCTAAAGAAGTGTTCAAAAGTGCCCATACACCAGTCATCATCTCTGCGCTAAACAGCAGTAACATCCTTGGGAGTTTGGAATCTTCTCTTTCACACTTGATGAAATTCCCCATCATGAATCTTCAATTAAGTGACTTCTATACAGAAGACACCAAAGAGCAATCAGATGTCACCACATCTGAGAGAAGCAGGAGTCCAGATTCTTCCAAAACCACTATGATAGACACCTTGAAAAAACTGCAGGATGCACTAAAAACTGAGGATTCCAAAAATCCCATAGAGTCAGCAGCAGATTTGTTGGAACAAATTGTCAAGGCTATGGGACCAATCTTAGAGATTCTCCAAAAAGCCATAAAGACTATGGAAATGAATATTTCTGTGTTTAAGAAAGCCAGTGACAAGTAG